Proteins from a single region of Streptomyces spectabilis:
- the fdxA gene encoding ferredoxin, whose product MTYVIAQPCVDVKDKACIEECPVDCIYEGSRSLYIHPDECVDCGACEPVCPVEAIFYEDDTPEEWKDYYKANVEFFDELGSPGGASKLGLIERDHPFVAALPPQNQ is encoded by the coding sequence GTGACCTACGTCATCGCGCAGCCTTGTGTCGACGTCAAGGACAAGGCGTGCATCGAGGAGTGCCCGGTCGACTGCATCTACGAGGGCTCCCGGTCCTTGTACATCCACCCGGACGAATGCGTCGACTGTGGAGCCTGCGAACCGGTCTGCCCGGTCGAGGCGATCTTCTACGAGGACGACACTCCTGAGGAGTGGAAGGACTACTACAAGGCGAACGTCGAGTTCTTCGACGAGCTCGGCTCGCCCGGTGGTGCCAGCAAGCTCGGCCTGATCGAGCGCGACCACCCCTTCGTCGCAGCGCTGCCGCCGCAGAACCAGTAA
- a CDS encoding bifunctional succinyldiaminopimelate transaminase/glutamate-prephenate aminotransferase codes for MPALSERLPAFPWDKLEPYKATAAAHPGGIVDLSVGTPVDPVPELIQKALVAAADSPGYPTVWGTPELRDALTGWCGRRLGARGLTHHNVLPIVGSKELVAWLPTQLGLGPGDKVAYPRLAYPTYEVGARLARAEYLTYEDPLELDPAGLKLLWLNSPSNPTGRVLSKDTLTRVVAWAREHGVLLVSDECYLELGWEADPTSVLHPDVCGGSYEGIVAVHSLSKRSNLAGYRAAFVAGDAAVLGDLLQIRKHGGMMTSAPTQAAVIAALGDDAHVREQRERYAARRAALREALVRHGFRIEHSEASLYLWVTRDEPCWDTVAHLAALGILVAPGDFYGEAGDRFVRVAMTATDERVAAAVARL; via the coding sequence GTGCCCGCACTTTCCGAACGCCTTCCCGCCTTCCCCTGGGACAAGCTGGAGCCGTACAAGGCCACGGCGGCCGCGCACCCCGGCGGCATCGTGGACCTGTCCGTGGGCACCCCGGTGGACCCGGTGCCCGAGCTGATCCAGAAGGCACTCGTCGCGGCCGCCGACTCGCCGGGCTACCCGACGGTGTGGGGCACGCCCGAGCTGCGCGACGCGCTCACCGGCTGGTGCGGCCGCCGCCTCGGCGCCCGCGGCCTCACCCACCACAACGTGCTGCCGATCGTCGGCTCCAAGGAGCTCGTCGCCTGGCTCCCCACCCAGCTGGGCCTCGGCCCGGGCGACAAGGTGGCCTACCCGCGCCTGGCCTACCCCACCTACGAGGTCGGCGCGCGCCTGGCCCGCGCTGAGTACCTCACGTACGAGGATCCGCTGGAGCTCGACCCCGCGGGCCTGAAGCTCCTGTGGCTCAACTCGCCCTCCAATCCGACCGGCCGTGTCTTGTCAAAGGACACGCTGACCCGGGTCGTGGCCTGGGCGCGCGAGCACGGCGTCCTGCTGGTCAGCGACGAGTGCTACCTGGAGCTCGGCTGGGAGGCGGACCCGACCTCGGTCCTGCACCCGGACGTCTGCGGCGGCTCGTACGAGGGCATCGTGGCGGTCCACTCCCTCTCCAAGCGCTCGAACCTCGCGGGCTACCGCGCGGCGTTCGTCGCCGGTGACGCCGCCGTGCTCGGCGACCTCCTGCAGATCCGCAAGCACGGCGGGATGATGACCTCCGCCCCGACGCAGGCCGCGGTGATCGCGGCCCTCGGGGACGACGCCCACGTCCGCGAGCAGCGCGAGCGCTACGCGGCCCGGCGCGCGGCCCTGCGCGAGGCCCTCGTCCGGCACGGCTTCCGCATCGAGCACAGCGAGGCGAGCCTGTACCTGTGGGTCACCCGCGACGAGCCCTGCTGGGACACGGTCGCCCACCTGGCCGCCCTCGGCATCCTCGTGGCTCCCGGCGACTTCTACGGCGAGGCGGGCGACCGCTTCGTGCGCGTGGCGATGACGGCGACGGACGAGCGGGTGGCGGCAGCGGTGGCCCGCCTCTGA
- a CDS encoding ATP-binding protein — MSLPLTRRIAQAALLLAAGAAPVVGAAGSASAAELPDPGKLGGLSAVDPSSLGDTVDGATQKASGVATEAGSKAVKKGVPTAGKAVGKGAKTTTPAAKGAADDVTEGAGEVLGDATGKGLPTEQLPVKSLPLG; from the coding sequence ATGTCCCTCCCCCTGACCCGTCGGATCGCCCAGGCCGCGCTGCTCCTTGCGGCGGGAGCGGCGCCCGTGGTCGGTGCGGCCGGCTCCGCGAGCGCCGCCGAACTGCCGGACCCGGGCAAGCTGGGCGGGCTGTCCGCCGTCGACCCGAGCAGCCTGGGCGACACGGTCGACGGTGCGACGCAGAAGGCCAGCGGCGTCGCGACGGAGGCCGGGAGCAAGGCCGTCAAGAAGGGCGTGCCGACCGCGGGCAAGGCCGTGGGCAAGGGTGCGAAGACGACGACGCCCGCGGCCAAGGGCGCGGCGGACGACGTCACCGAAGGCGCGGGTGAGGTCCTCGGGGACGCGACCGGCAAGGGGCTGCCGACCGAGCAGCTGCCGGTGAAGAGCCTGCCGCTGGGCTGA
- a CDS encoding heavy metal transporter has product MSEPSPLARRGRLPRAGAALAALLAVVAYVVVQYVSGSRSDPRCTVVSGNGDGATYEMNAEQAVNAATIAVVGTRRGMPERAVTIALATALQESGLRNIRHGDRDSLGLFQQRPSQGWGSERQIMDPVYASVRFYDHLKDVPGYSRLPLTVAAQRVQRSGFPQAYAKHEPDAALLAAALTGRTPATLSCQGLPGIDPGGPDEVRRALARDFGRGVLPEGAPARGRVVSVPVTGASAAAPESGTPQRGWELAHWAVANATALRIERVAYGDLEWNAGDSGALWRTTGARTRDVRIVAGQ; this is encoded by the coding sequence GTGTCCGAGCCGTCCCCCCTCGCCCGGCGCGGCCGTCTCCCGCGCGCCGGGGCGGCCCTCGCCGCACTGCTCGCCGTCGTGGCCTACGTAGTGGTCCAGTACGTCTCCGGGAGCCGTTCCGACCCCCGCTGCACGGTCGTGTCGGGCAACGGCGACGGGGCGACGTACGAGATGAACGCGGAGCAGGCCGTCAACGCCGCGACCATCGCCGTCGTCGGCACCCGGCGCGGCATGCCCGAGCGCGCGGTGACGATCGCCCTCGCGACCGCCCTCCAGGAGTCGGGCCTGCGCAACATCCGCCACGGCGACCGGGATTCGCTCGGCCTGTTCCAGCAGCGGCCCTCGCAGGGCTGGGGCTCCGAGCGGCAGATCATGGACCCGGTGTACGCGTCGGTGCGGTTCTACGACCACCTCAAGGACGTGCCCGGCTATTCGCGGCTGCCCCTGACGGTCGCCGCCCAGCGCGTGCAGCGCAGCGGCTTCCCGCAGGCGTACGCGAAGCACGAGCCGGACGCGGCGCTGCTCGCCGCCGCGCTCACCGGGCGCACGCCCGCGACGCTCAGCTGCCAGGGCCTGCCGGGCATCGATCCGGGCGGCCCGGACGAGGTGCGGCGGGCGCTCGCGCGGGACTTCGGCCGGGGCGTGCTGCCCGAGGGGGCGCCCGCGCGCGGGCGCGTGGTGAGCGTTCCCGTCACCGGGGCGAGCGCCGCCGCACCGGAAAGCGGCACTCCGCAACGCGGCTGGGAGCTGGCGCACTGGGCGGTGGCCAACGCCACGGCACTGCGCATCGAGCGGGTCGCGTACGGGGATCTGGAGTGGAATGCCGGGGATTCCGGTGCTCTGTGGCGTACGACCGGTGCGCGTACCCGCGACGTCCGAATCGTCGCTGGGCAGTAG
- the dapE gene encoding succinyl-diaminopimelate desuccinylase: protein MDQTPAQPPLDLTLDAAALTAALVDFPSPSGQEKALADAIETALRALPHLTVDRYGNNVVARTHLGRAERVILAGHIDTVPIAGNVPSRLDEDGVLWGCGTCDMKSGVAVQLRIAQTVTEPNRDLTFVFYDNEEVAAHLNGLGHVADAHPDWLAGDFAVLLEPTDGQVEGGCQGTLRVHLKTTGERAHSARAWMGSNAIHAAAPILAKLAAYEPRKPVVDGLQYHEGLNAVGIEGGVATNVIPDACTVVVNFRYAPDRTPEEAEAFVRDYFADCGIDEFVVDDHTGGARPGLTHPSARAFLAAVGGEARPKFGWTDVARFSALGVPAVNYSPGNPLLAHKVDERVTASLIPETEARLRAWLTS from the coding sequence ATGGATCAGACCCCGGCTCAGCCGCCGCTCGACCTCACTCTGGACGCCGCCGCGCTGACGGCCGCGCTCGTCGACTTCCCGTCCCCCAGCGGCCAGGAGAAGGCGCTCGCGGACGCCATCGAGACCGCGCTGCGCGCCCTGCCCCACCTGACGGTCGACCGGTACGGCAACAACGTCGTGGCCCGCACCCACCTGGGCCGCGCCGAGCGCGTCATCCTCGCCGGCCACATCGACACCGTCCCGATCGCCGGGAACGTGCCCTCGCGCCTGGACGAGGACGGCGTGCTGTGGGGCTGCGGCACCTGCGACATGAAGTCGGGCGTCGCGGTCCAGCTGCGCATCGCCCAGACCGTGACCGAGCCCAACCGCGACCTCACCTTCGTGTTCTACGACAACGAAGAGGTCGCCGCGCACCTCAACGGCCTGGGGCACGTCGCCGACGCCCACCCCGACTGGCTCGCGGGCGACTTCGCGGTGCTCCTGGAGCCCACCGACGGCCAGGTCGAGGGCGGCTGCCAGGGCACGCTGCGGGTCCACCTGAAGACGACGGGGGAGCGGGCGCACTCCGCGCGCGCGTGGATGGGCTCCAACGCCATCCACGCGGCCGCCCCGATCCTCGCCAAGCTGGCCGCGTACGAGCCGCGCAAGCCGGTCGTCGACGGCCTCCAGTACCACGAGGGCCTCAACGCGGTCGGCATCGAGGGCGGCGTCGCGACCAACGTCATCCCCGACGCCTGCACGGTGGTCGTCAACTTCCGCTACGCGCCGGACCGCACGCCCGAGGAGGCGGAGGCCTTCGTCCGCGACTACTTCGCCGACTGCGGGATCGACGAGTTCGTCGTCGACGACCACACGGGCGGGGCGCGCCCCGGCCTCACGCACCCGTCCGCGCGGGCCTTCCTCGCGGCCGTCGGCGGCGAGGCCCGGCCCAAGTTCGGCTGGACCGACGTCGCCCGCTTCAGCGCCCTGGGCGTGCCCGCCGTCAACTACAGCCCCGGCAACCCGCTCCTCGCCCACAAGGTGGACGAGCGGGTCACGGCCTCCCTGATCCCCGAGACGGAGGCCCGGCTGCGCGCCTGGCTCACTTCCTGA
- a CDS encoding TIGR00730 family Rossman fold protein, with amino-acid sequence MGNPESQGPPEEQHLGPVVRRREQITPGTTDQRLLDTEGGGDSAWVHTDPWRVMRIQSEFVEGFGALAELPSAISVFGSARTRPGTSEYEAGVRIGKALVDAGFAVITGGGPGAMEAANKGARDAKGVSVGLGIELPFEQGLNPHVDIGVNFRYFFVRKTMFVKYAQGFVVLPGGLGTLDELFEALTLVQTRKVTRFPIVLFGSAYWGGLVDWLRDTVVAQGKASEHDLLLFHVTDDVDEAVSLVTKEVGR; translated from the coding sequence ATGGGCAATCCGGAATCGCAGGGTCCGCCGGAGGAACAGCACCTGGGGCCGGTGGTGCGGCGCCGTGAACAGATCACGCCCGGCACCACCGACCAGCGGCTCCTCGACACCGAGGGCGGCGGCGACTCGGCGTGGGTGCACACCGACCCCTGGCGGGTGATGCGCATCCAGTCCGAGTTCGTCGAGGGCTTCGGCGCGCTCGCCGAACTGCCGAGCGCCATCAGCGTCTTCGGCTCGGCCCGCACCCGCCCCGGCACCTCCGAGTACGAGGCGGGGGTGCGCATCGGCAAGGCCCTCGTCGACGCGGGCTTCGCGGTGATCACCGGCGGCGGCCCCGGCGCCATGGAGGCCGCCAACAAGGGGGCCCGCGACGCCAAGGGCGTCTCCGTCGGGCTCGGCATCGAGCTGCCCTTCGAGCAGGGGCTCAACCCGCACGTCGACATCGGCGTCAACTTCCGCTACTTCTTCGTCCGCAAGACGATGTTCGTGAAGTACGCGCAGGGGTTCGTGGTGCTGCCCGGCGGGCTCGGCACCCTCGACGAGCTCTTCGAGGCGCTCACCCTCGTCCAGACCCGCAAGGTGACCCGCTTCCCCATCGTCCTCTTCGGCTCCGCCTACTGGGGCGGCCTCGTCGACTGGCTCCGCGACACGGTCGTGGCCCAGGGCAAGGCCTCCGAGCACGACCTGCTGCTGTTCCACGTGACGGACGACGTGGACGAGGCGGTCAGCCTGGTGACGAAGGAGGTCGGCCGCTAG
- the folP gene encoding dihydropteroate synthase codes for MLKLGTRVFEAHEPVIMAIVNRTPDSFYDQGATFRDEPALARVEQAVAEGAAIIDIGGVKAGPGQEVTAEEEARRTVGFVAEVRRRFPEVVISVDTWRHEVGEAVCDVGADLLNDAWGGVDPKLAEVAARYGVGLVCTHAGGVEPRTRPHRTEYEDVVADILRVTLGLAERAVALGVPRESVLIDPGHDFGKNTRHSLEATRRLGELVDTGWPVLVSLSNKDFVGETLDRPLKERVVGTLATTAVSAWLGAQVYRVHEVAETRQVVDMVATIAGHRPPAVARRGLA; via the coding sequence ATGCTCAAGCTGGGCACGCGCGTGTTCGAGGCGCATGAGCCGGTCATCATGGCGATCGTGAACCGGACCCCGGACTCCTTCTACGACCAGGGCGCCACGTTCCGCGACGAACCCGCCCTCGCGCGCGTGGAGCAGGCCGTGGCCGAGGGGGCCGCCATCATCGACATCGGCGGCGTCAAGGCCGGTCCCGGCCAGGAGGTGACCGCCGAGGAGGAGGCCCGCAGGACCGTCGGGTTCGTGGCCGAGGTGCGGCGGCGCTTCCCCGAGGTCGTCATCAGCGTCGACACCTGGCGCCACGAGGTCGGCGAGGCCGTGTGCGACGTCGGCGCCGATCTGCTCAACGACGCGTGGGGCGGGGTCGACCCCAAGCTCGCGGAGGTCGCCGCGCGGTACGGGGTGGGGCTCGTGTGCACCCACGCGGGCGGCGTGGAGCCGCGGACGCGGCCGCACCGGACGGAGTACGAGGACGTCGTGGCCGACATCCTGCGCGTGACGCTCGGACTCGCCGAGCGGGCCGTGGCGTTGGGGGTGCCCCGGGAGTCCGTGCTCATCGACCCCGGGCACGACTTCGGGAAGAACACGCGGCACTCCCTGGAGGCGACGCGGCGGCTCGGGGAGCTGGTGGACACGGGGTGGCCCGTGCTCGTGTCGCTCTCCAACAAGGACTTCGTCGGGGAGACCCTCGACCGGCCGCTCAAGGAGCGGGTGGTGGGGACGCTGGCCACGACCGCGGTGTCCGCGTGGCTCGGGGCGCAGGTGTACCGGGTCCACGAGGTGGCCGAGACGCGGCAGGTCGTGGACATGGTGGCGACGATCGCCGGGCACCGGCCGCCGGCGGTCGCCCGCCGGGGCCTGGCGTAG